CTGAGCAGTATCTTCGTCGGTGCGTCTGCGGGTTGGTCGGCCACCAGCTGTGTGTCGAGCGCGGTGGCCAGCCGGGTATCGGCATAACCGCTCGCCGGTCCGCCGCCGCGCGGAACGAAAATCGCCAGTGCGAGCGCTGCCGCCGCTGCCGGGGCAACGAGATAGGTCCAGCGCGGGATCCGGTGCTGCGCCTCGCGGCGCGTGCGTGCTGCGGCGAAATCGACCACTTCGGCGGCTGGCGGCATTGCATCGCCCTTTACCGCCCTCACCAGTCGGTCTGGCACCGGCTGGTCGACGATCGGCGCAAAATGGGCGCCCAGCTGCTCGCGCAACCGGCGGTGGCGTTCGACCTCGCGTTCAAGGTCAGGATCGGCGGCGACCATCGCTGCGACTTCCGATTCGCGCGCACCCGTCAGCTCGCCGTCGGCGAATGCGGCCAGTTCTTCCGGCGTCGGTTTCATCGGGCCTCTCCTTCGAGGATCGCCAGCAGGGCATCGCGGCCGCGCACCAGCCGCGAATTGAGCGTGCCAACCGGGCAATCGACGATTTCCGCCGCTTCGCGATAGGCGTAGCCTTCGACCATCACCAGCAGTACTGCCTCGCGCTGCTCGGGCGGCAATTGAGCCAGCGCACGATCGACGTTCGATAGTTCGACGGTGGCCTCCTGTCCGCCGTCAGCGCCAATTGCCAGGCCTGCTTCCTCGGAGACAAAAGTCTCGCTCCGTCGGCTGCTCGCGCGGGCTTCATCGATGCGAATGTTGCGCATGATCCGGTACATCCAGCTGTCGAGCCGGGTGCCTTCCTGCCACTTGTCGCGGTTGGTCAGCGCACGCTCGATCGTCATCTGGCAAAGATCGTCCCCGTCGGCGGGATTGCCCGCAAGCCCGATCGCGAAGCGTCGCAATCGAGGCAGCAGGGCCAGCACACCGTCTTCGAAGGATTTGCTCAGGGTCCTTGCCTTCCGTGGATT
Above is a window of Tsuneonella mangrovi DNA encoding:
- a CDS encoding anti-sigma factor family protein: MKPTPEELAAFADGELTGARESEVAAMVAADPDLEREVERHRRLREQLGAHFAPIVDQPVPDRLVRAVKGDAMPPAAEVVDFAAARTRREAQHRIPRWTYLVAPAAAAALALAIFVPRGGGPASGYADTRLATALDTQLVADQPADAPTKILLSFEDKGGQYCRVFRSTGQSGIACRSPGGWRLVDTASGSVSPGTQFAQAGEADAKLLARAQEMAKGPALDAEEEQAARADGWQVD
- a CDS encoding RNA polymerase sigma factor, producing the protein MRRFAIGLAGNPADGDDLCQMTIERALTNRDKWQEGTRLDSWMYRIMRNIRIDEARASSRRSETFVSEEAGLAIGADGGQEATVELSNVDRALAQLPPEQREAVLLVMVEGYAYREAAEIVDCPVGTLNSRLVRGRDALLAILEGEAR